A part of Paraburkholderia largidicola genomic DNA contains:
- a CDS encoding ABC transporter substrate-binding protein yields the protein MNLVLRNALAAVAVVSALTLTMTTTSTALAATPKDMLVIATTLDEFSTLDPGEVYELVPEEYVANTYDRLVRVDLKDPSKFNGDVAQSWTVSPDGLTFTFKIRPDLKFHSGNPLTADDVAWSIQRCVLLDKGAAAVLQGIGLTKDNALQNVKKVDDSTVSITTDQKYAPTFVLNVLGAWPASVLDKKLLLSHQKGNDFGNEWLRTNEAGSGAYKLVKWTANDSIILQKYDGYRMPLAMKRIVMRHVPEASSQRLLLENGDADVARNLSPDDLATLTKGNKVTVTSVPQATLLYLGLNVKNPNLAKPEVQEAMKWLIDYDGIQKNVTKNTFKVHQTFLPEGFLGALNSNPYHQDVAKAKALLAKAGLPNGFNVTMDVRSAYPYNEIAQAVQANLAQGGIKVEIIPGDNKQTLAKYRARQHDIYIGEWSADYIDPHSNAQGYAWNPDNSDKSSYKMLAWRNSWDIPDLTKETNAALAESSTAKRAQLYQTMQKEMLAKSPFVIMFQQVSQVAMRPGVSGLEVGPINDLVSYLHVKKQ from the coding sequence ATGAATCTGGTTCTGCGCAATGCGCTAGCGGCAGTCGCCGTCGTTTCGGCACTGACGCTTACGATGACGACAACAAGCACCGCATTGGCGGCCACGCCGAAAGACATGCTGGTGATCGCCACCACGCTCGACGAGTTTTCCACGCTCGATCCGGGCGAAGTGTACGAGCTGGTGCCCGAAGAATATGTCGCGAACACCTACGACCGTCTCGTGCGTGTCGATCTGAAAGACCCGTCGAAATTCAATGGCGACGTCGCGCAGTCGTGGACGGTCAGCCCGGACGGACTCACGTTCACCTTCAAGATTCGCCCGGACCTCAAGTTCCATTCCGGCAATCCGCTCACGGCTGATGACGTCGCGTGGTCGATACAACGCTGTGTGCTGCTCGACAAGGGCGCGGCTGCCGTGCTGCAAGGCATCGGCCTGACGAAGGACAACGCGCTGCAAAACGTCAAGAAGGTCGACGACTCGACCGTCAGCATCACGACCGATCAGAAATACGCGCCCACGTTCGTGCTGAACGTGCTGGGCGCGTGGCCTGCTTCCGTGCTCGACAAGAAGCTGCTGCTGTCGCACCAGAAGGGCAATGATTTCGGCAACGAATGGCTGCGCACCAACGAGGCCGGCTCCGGCGCGTACAAGCTGGTCAAATGGACGGCAAACGACAGCATCATCCTGCAGAAGTACGACGGCTACCGCATGCCGCTGGCGATGAAGCGCATCGTGATGCGTCACGTGCCCGAAGCTTCGAGCCAACGCCTGTTGCTCGAGAACGGCGACGCGGATGTCGCGCGCAATCTCAGCCCCGACGATCTCGCCACGCTCACGAAGGGCAACAAGGTGACCGTGACGTCCGTGCCGCAGGCGACGCTGCTCTATCTCGGCCTCAACGTGAAGAACCCGAATCTCGCGAAGCCGGAAGTGCAGGAGGCCATGAAATGGCTGATCGATTATGACGGCATCCAGAAGAACGTGACGAAGAACACCTTCAAGGTTCATCAGACGTTCTTGCCGGAAGGCTTTCTCGGTGCGCTGAACAGCAATCCGTATCATCAGGACGTCGCGAAAGCGAAGGCGCTGCTGGCGAAAGCGGGCTTGCCAAATGGCTTCAACGTGACGATGGACGTGCGCAGCGCGTATCCGTACAACGAAATCGCACAGGCCGTGCAGGCCAATCTCGCACAAGGTGGCATCAAGGTCGAGATCATTCCGGGCGACAACAAGCAGACGCTCGCAAAATATCGCGCGCGACAGCACGATATCTATATCGGCGAATGGTCGGCGGATTACATCGACCCGCACAGCAATGCGCAGGGCTACGCGTGGAATCCCGACAACTCCGACAAGTCCTCGTACAAGATGCTCGCATGGCGTAATTCGTGGGACATTCCCGATCTGACGAAAGAGACCAACGCGGCACTCGCTGAATCGTCGACGGCCAAACGCGCGCAGCTTTATCAAACGATGCAGAAGGAAATGCTCGCGAAGTCGCCGTTCGTCATCATGTTCCAGCAAGTGTCGCAAGTGGCGATGCGTCCGGGTGTGTCGGGCCTCGAAGTCGGTCCGATCAACGATCTCGTGTCGTATCTGCACGTGAAGAAGCAATAA
- a CDS encoding ABC transporter permease, with product MSTPLTPIDQIRAASARSAGLRWTLRVLRWALTLAITFIGLLAVTFVIGRKVPIDPVLAILGDRASASAYAAARIQLGLDKPLAEQFFIYVSAVLHGDLGVSLLTANPVIDDIKRVFPATLELATLSTIIGVLVGVPLGVIAAVRHNRWIDHVARFIGLIGSSVPVFWLGLMGLLLFYAKLHWVSGPGRLDPVFDGMVDTRTGSLLIDSLIAGEWDVFFNALSHIALPAAILGYYSVAYLSRMTRSFMLDQLNQEYITTARAKGLSERRVVWVHAFGNIAVPLLTVIALSYSFLLEGSVLTEIVFAWPGIGSYLTGALLNADMNAVLGSTLVIGITFIALNLLTDALYRVFDPRAR from the coding sequence ATGTCGACACCGCTCACTCCCATCGATCAGATCCGCGCTGCGTCCGCGCGCAGCGCGGGCTTGCGCTGGACGTTGCGCGTGCTGCGCTGGGCGCTCACGCTTGCCATCACGTTCATAGGGCTGCTGGCCGTGACGTTCGTGATCGGCCGCAAGGTGCCGATCGATCCCGTGCTCGCGATACTCGGCGACCGCGCGTCGGCGAGCGCCTATGCGGCAGCGCGCATCCAGCTGGGCCTCGACAAGCCGCTTGCCGAGCAGTTCTTCATCTATGTAAGCGCGGTGCTGCATGGCGATCTCGGCGTATCGCTGCTGACGGCCAACCCGGTGATCGACGACATCAAGCGCGTGTTCCCCGCGACGCTCGAACTCGCGACACTGTCGACGATCATCGGAGTACTGGTGGGCGTGCCGCTCGGCGTGATAGCCGCCGTTCGACACAACCGCTGGATCGATCACGTGGCGCGCTTCATCGGTTTGATCGGCAGTTCGGTGCCGGTGTTCTGGCTCGGCCTGATGGGACTGTTGCTGTTCTATGCAAAGCTGCATTGGGTGTCTGGGCCGGGCAGGCTCGATCCAGTATTCGACGGCATGGTCGATACGCGAACGGGCAGCCTGCTGATCGATTCATTGATCGCAGGCGAATGGGATGTGTTCTTCAATGCGCTGTCGCATATCGCATTGCCCGCTGCGATACTCGGCTACTACTCGGTCGCGTATCTGAGCCGGATGACGCGCTCTTTCATGCTCGATCAGTTGAATCAGGAGTACATCACCACGGCACGCGCCAAAGGTCTGTCCGAGCGGCGCGTGGTGTGGGTGCATGCGTTCGGCAATATCGCGGTGCCGCTGCTCACCGTGATCGCGCTCTCATACAGCTTTCTGCTCGAAGGTTCGGTGTTGACGGAGATCGTCTTCGCGTGGCCCGGCATCGGCTCGTATTTGACGGGAGCGTTGCTCAACGCCGACATGAATGCCGTGCTCGGCAGCACGCTCGTGATCGGCATCACCTTCATCGCGTTGAATCTGCTGACCGACGCGCTCTATCGCGTGTTCGATCCGCGCGCCCGCTGA
- the nikC gene encoding nickel transporter permease — protein MNATRPTWKEWLLTDTPASRRQAAFGLAYRRWRRFRGNPLSVFGFSILVLLVVVAIIGPWIAPHDPLQQVLSDRLLPPGSASHWLGTDQLGRDILSRIIYGSRLTLSIAILVVVVVVPIGLLIGTTAGFFGGWVDNVLMRVTDIALAFPKIVLALAFAAALGPGVFNAVIAISITAWPAYARLARAETLRLVQTDFIHVARLQGASNLRILLRYIVPLCSSSVIVRATLDMAGIILTVAGLGFLGLGAQPPSPEWGFMVASGRNVLLDSWWVATLPGFAILLVSLAFNLLGDGLRDVFDPRHGD, from the coding sequence ATGAACGCGACCCGTCCCACCTGGAAAGAATGGCTGCTGACGGACACGCCCGCATCGCGCCGGCAAGCTGCGTTCGGCCTCGCCTATCGGCGCTGGCGGCGTTTCAGGGGCAATCCGTTGTCGGTGTTCGGCTTTTCGATTCTCGTACTGCTGGTGGTCGTCGCGATCATCGGGCCGTGGATCGCGCCGCACGATCCCTTGCAGCAGGTGTTGTCCGACCGGCTGTTGCCTCCCGGCTCGGCGTCTCACTGGCTCGGCACCGATCAGCTCGGCCGCGATATTCTCTCGCGCATCATTTACGGCTCGCGGCTGACGCTGTCGATCGCGATACTCGTCGTGGTGGTCGTCGTGCCCATCGGCCTGCTGATCGGCACGACGGCGGGCTTCTTCGGCGGCTGGGTCGACAACGTGTTGATGCGCGTGACCGACATCGCGCTCGCGTTTCCAAAGATCGTGCTCGCACTCGCCTTCGCGGCTGCGTTGGGGCCGGGCGTGTTCAATGCCGTGATCGCCATTTCGATTACCGCATGGCCGGCGTATGCGCGGCTCGCGCGCGCCGAGACCTTGCGCCTCGTGCAGACCGACTTCATTCACGTTGCGCGGCTGCAAGGCGCGTCTAACCTGCGCATTCTGTTGCGCTATATCGTGCCGCTCTGTTCGTCGTCGGTGATCGTGCGCGCGACGCTCGATATGGCGGGCATTATTCTGACCGTCGCGGGCCTGGGCTTTCTTGGACTCGGCGCGCAGCCACCGAGTCCCGAATGGGGCTTCATGGTCGCATCGGGCCGCAACGTGCTGCTCGATTCGTGGTGGGTCGCCACACTTCCAGGCTTCGCGATTCTGCTCGTGAGCCTCGCGTTCAATCTGCTTGGCGACGGACTGCGCGACGTTTTCGATCCGCGTCATGGAGACTGA
- a CDS encoding ABC transporter ATP-binding protein, which produces MSTHDTTPALCEIDDLRIAFRTHDGTMNEAVRGLSLTLNKGERLGIVGESGSGKSLTGRALLGLLPPAAHCTAKTMRFDGSDLLDMRADKRRKLCGQQMGMILQDPKYSLNPVMTVAQQMREAFALHEPKLSRRAMREKIIAALEAVHIRNPERVVDSYPHELSGGMGQRVMIAMMVSTGPRLLIADEPTSALDVLVSMQVLAVLDEMIEKHDTGLIFISHDLPLVMSFCDRVVVMYAGRVVETCAARDLVHAQHPYTRGLLAANPPLANPPAELPVLSRDPAWLNDVQGAPA; this is translated from the coding sequence ATGAGCACGCACGACACGACGCCCGCATTGTGCGAAATCGACGATCTGCGCATTGCGTTCCGCACGCACGACGGCACGATGAACGAAGCGGTGCGCGGTCTTTCGCTGACGCTGAACAAGGGCGAGCGGCTTGGCATCGTCGGCGAGTCGGGATCGGGCAAGTCACTGACGGGGCGCGCGCTGCTGGGACTGTTGCCGCCCGCCGCGCATTGCACGGCGAAGACCATGCGCTTCGACGGAAGCGATCTGCTCGACATGCGCGCCGACAAGCGACGGAAGTTGTGTGGTCAGCAGATGGGCATGATCCTGCAAGATCCGAAATACTCGCTGAACCCGGTGATGACCGTGGCGCAGCAGATGCGCGAAGCATTCGCCCTGCATGAGCCGAAGCTGAGCCGGCGCGCGATGCGCGAGAAGATCATCGCCGCGCTCGAGGCCGTGCACATCCGCAACCCGGAGCGCGTCGTGGATTCGTACCCGCATGAGCTTTCGGGCGGCATGGGGCAACGTGTGATGATCGCGATGATGGTATCGACGGGGCCGCGCCTGTTGATCGCCGACGAACCGACCAGCGCACTCGATGTGCTCGTGTCGATGCAGGTACTGGCCGTGCTCGACGAGATGATCGAGAAACATGATACTGGCCTCATCTTCATCAGCCACGACTTGCCGCTCGTGATGTCGTTCTGCGACCGCGTGGTGGTGATGTACGCGGGGCGCGTCGTCGAAACCTGTGCGGCGCGCGATCTCGTTCATGCGCAGCATCCTTATACGCGCGGCTTGCTTGCGGCGAATCCGCCGCTTGCCAATCCGCCCGCCGAGTTGCCCGTTCTCTCGCGCGATCCCGCGTGGCTCAACGATGTGCAAGGAGCACCCGCATGA
- a CDS encoding ABC transporter ATP-binding protein: MIDVDAVTVRFKTAAGAVDAVRNASFHVAQGEVFGLVGESGSGKSTILRALSGLTPIAQGTMRIAQHEQPAQKRDVQMVFQDPYGSLHPRFTVDQTLREPLRINGIDRHEERIVNALREVGLNASFRFRYPHQLSGGQRQRVAIARALIVEPRVLLLDEPTSALDVSVQAEILNLLKRLHRERNLTMILVSHNFAVVGFLCSRVAIMRNGEIVEELDIERVRAQQVESEYSRSLLLATGGYRRKAVEGIGVDASL, from the coding sequence ATGATCGATGTCGATGCAGTGACCGTGCGTTTCAAGACGGCCGCAGGTGCCGTGGATGCGGTACGCAATGCGAGCTTTCATGTCGCGCAAGGCGAAGTATTTGGACTTGTCGGCGAGTCGGGTTCCGGGAAGTCGACGATCCTGCGTGCATTGAGTGGGCTCACGCCGATCGCGCAAGGCACGATGCGTATCGCGCAGCACGAGCAGCCGGCGCAAAAGCGCGATGTGCAGATGGTGTTTCAGGACCCGTATGGCTCGCTGCATCCGCGCTTCACCGTCGATCAGACATTGCGGGAGCCGTTACGTATCAATGGAATCGATCGGCATGAAGAGCGGATCGTGAATGCACTGCGTGAAGTGGGGTTGAATGCGTCGTTTCGGTTTCGGTATCCGCATCAGTTGTCGGGTGGGCAGAGGCAGCGGGTTGCGATTGCGCGTGCGTTGATTGTCGAGCCGCGTGTGTTGTTGCTCGATGAGCCGACCTCGGCGCTCGATGTGTCCGTGCAGGCTGAAATTTTGAACCTGCTTAAGCGGCTGCATCGGGAGCGTAATCTGACGATGATTCTTGTCAGTCACAATTTTGCTGTGGTCGGGTTTTTGTGTTCTCGCGTCGCGATTATGCGAAATGGTGAGATTGTCGAGGAACTCGATATCGAGCGCGTTCGCGCGCAGCAGGTTGAGAGTGAGTATTCGCGGAGTCTTTTGCTTGCCACGGGCGGTTATCGACGCAAGGCTGTCGAGGGGATTGGGGTTGATGCTTCGCTGTGA
- a CDS encoding MFS transporter has product MQQPKHTVDVQNFIDSQRFSPFQWTILVLCFLVVAADGFDTAAVGFIAPSLVLDWGVTRAALGPVMSAALVGLGIGALGAGPLADRVGRKTVLVLSVFFFGLWSLAAARANSIESLTALRFMTGLGLGAAMPNAVTLMSEYAPARIRAVAVNAMFCGFSCGLAIGGIASAWLIPHFGWHSVLVAGGVGPIALTLVLILLLPESAQFMVTRKRGDASIARVLSRVAKDARLGECRFVTGEQLVEHRGSALRVVLSSRFRFGTLMLWLAYFMGLLIYYLLTNWLPTLFKDTGFSGQNAALMTSLFPLGGVLGNLSVGWLMDRFRANRVIACTYVMAAVLVMLVGRGLGHQVWLGTLIFLTGTVVTSAVTSMSALAASFYPTEGRATGVAWMLGVGRIGGVAGALVGATLMGLGWQFGSVFSLLAVPAAIAAAGVFVVAGRARELRLEEVEFAPAVE; this is encoded by the coding sequence ATGCAGCAGCCCAAACACACGGTCGATGTGCAGAACTTCATCGACAGCCAACGTTTTTCGCCTTTTCAATGGACGATACTTGTCCTCTGTTTTCTGGTCGTCGCGGCCGATGGCTTCGACACGGCCGCAGTCGGTTTCATCGCGCCTTCGCTGGTGCTGGACTGGGGCGTCACGCGCGCGGCGCTGGGGCCCGTGATGAGCGCCGCGCTCGTCGGGCTGGGCATTGGCGCATTGGGCGCGGGGCCGTTGGCCGATCGCGTCGGCCGCAAGACAGTGCTGGTTTTATCGGTGTTTTTCTTTGGCTTATGGAGTCTCGCTGCGGCACGGGCGAACTCGATTGAGTCGCTGACCGCACTGCGCTTCATGACAGGACTCGGACTCGGCGCCGCGATGCCCAACGCGGTGACCTTGATGTCCGAATACGCACCAGCCCGTATTCGCGCGGTCGCCGTGAATGCCATGTTCTGCGGCTTTTCGTGCGGACTTGCGATTGGCGGAATCGCGTCCGCGTGGCTTATTCCGCATTTCGGCTGGCATAGCGTGCTTGTTGCAGGCGGAGTTGGACCGATCGCGTTGACGCTCGTGCTTATTCTGTTGTTGCCTGAATCCGCGCAATTCATGGTGACGAGAAAGCGCGGCGACGCGAGCATTGCGCGGGTACTTTCGCGTGTTGCGAAGGACGCGCGTCTTGGCGAATGCCGGTTCGTTACGGGTGAGCAGTTGGTTGAACATCGCGGGTCTGCATTGCGCGTGGTGCTTTCTTCGCGGTTTCGCTTCGGCACGTTGATGCTGTGGCTTGCGTATTTCATGGGGCTGTTGATCTATTACCTGTTGACTAACTGGCTGCCTACGCTCTTCAAGGACACTGGCTTCTCCGGGCAGAACGCGGCGCTGATGACTTCGCTGTTTCCGCTTGGTGGTGTGCTCGGCAATCTGAGTGTAGGCTGGTTGATGGACCGTTTCAGGGCGAATCGCGTCATTGCGTGCACGTATGTCATGGCGGCCGTGCTGGTTATGCTCGTGGGGCGCGGTCTTGGGCATCAGGTTTGGCTCGGTACGCTGATCTTTCTGACGGGCACGGTTGTGACGTCCGCTGTGACGTCGATGTCGGCGCTCGCTGCGAGTTTTTATCCGACTGAAGGGCGGGCTACGGGCGTCGCGTGGATGCTTGGGGTGGGGCGGATTGGTGGTGTGGCGGGGGCGCTCGTGGGCGCGACGTTGATGGGGCTGGGTTGGCAGTTTGGATCGGTGTTTAGTTTGCTGGCGGTGCCAGCGGCGATTGCTGCGGCGGGTGTGTTTGTCGTCGCGGGGCGTGCGAGGGAGTTGAGGCTCGAAGAGGTTGAATTTGCGCCAGCGGTGGAGTGA
- a CDS encoding NIPSNAP family protein: MSSGKPFVDHRIYTIRPRGMAEFIEVFDRLAMPIQLKYLGAPVGFYMSDIGALNQVVHLWGYESIGDYDQRRTARDADPEWPAYLQASAHLIVAQESRIIRRVEFRSLTALR, encoded by the coding sequence ATGAGTAGCGGCAAACCTTTTGTCGACCATCGCATTTACACGATCCGGCCGCGCGGCATGGCGGAGTTCATCGAAGTATTCGATCGTCTTGCGATGCCGATTCAGTTGAAGTACCTCGGCGCGCCGGTTGGTTTCTATATGAGCGATATCGGTGCGCTCAACCAGGTCGTGCATCTGTGGGGCTACGAGAGCATTGGCGATTACGACCAGCGCCGTACCGCACGCGACGCGGACCCCGAATGGCCCGCCTATTTGCAGGCATCGGCGCATCTGATCGTCGCGCAGGAAAGCAGGATTATCCGGCGCGTCGAATTCAGAAGCCTTACCGCGCTGCGCTAG
- a CDS encoding FAD-dependent oxidoreductase, which translates to MNSNTQSPAPLTCDVLVIGSGAGGLSTAITARKHGLDVVVIEKEAYFGGTTAFSGGVLWIPGNRHARANGVNDTREAAKTYMRNETGAFYDEAAVDAFLDTGPHMLDFFERETEVKFVPTLYPDYHPNVQGGVDIGRSVVAAPYDARGLGDDIARLRPPLKTITFIGMMFNSSNADLKHFFNATRSLKSAAYVAKRLASHLKDLALYRRGVQITSGNALAARLAKTALSLGIPIHTNTAAQELTLSDNRVTGAIVKGPQGEMRIAARRGVVLACGGFSHDIARIAKAYPHVTRGGEHCSPVPKGNTGDGARMAESVGAQVPIRYPQPAAWMPVSRVPMRDGTFGVFPHLLDRYKPGIIGVTRKGRRFTNEANSYHDVGAAMIEACRGEKDTAMWLICDHATIRKYGLGYAKPAPVPLGPLLRNGYLVKGRTLAELAQRAGIDAEPLEATVRIYNESAVRGEDPQFGRGSTSFNQYLADPECKPNPCVAPIGDGPYYALKVVMGDLGTFDGINTAVTGEVLDARGAVIDGLYAVGNDRASVMGGNYPGAGITLGPIMTFGYITGRRLAGIADNAASAQQKRQSETV; encoded by the coding sequence ATGAATTCCAACACCCAATCACCCGCGCCACTGACGTGCGATGTGCTCGTCATCGGCTCGGGCGCCGGCGGATTATCGACGGCGATCACGGCGCGCAAGCACGGGCTCGATGTCGTCGTGATCGAAAAGGAAGCGTATTTCGGCGGTACGACGGCGTTCTCGGGCGGCGTGCTGTGGATACCGGGCAACCGGCACGCACGCGCGAACGGCGTGAACGATACTCGCGAGGCTGCGAAGACGTATATGCGCAACGAAACAGGCGCGTTCTACGACGAAGCGGCCGTCGATGCATTCCTTGACACCGGCCCGCACATGCTCGATTTCTTCGAACGCGAAACGGAAGTCAAATTCGTGCCGACGCTCTATCCCGACTATCACCCGAATGTGCAAGGCGGCGTCGATATCGGTCGTTCGGTGGTCGCGGCACCGTATGACGCGCGAGGGCTTGGCGACGACATTGCGCGTCTGCGTCCGCCGCTAAAGACGATCACGTTCATCGGCATGATGTTCAATTCGTCGAATGCCGATCTCAAGCATTTCTTCAACGCGACGCGCTCGCTCAAGTCCGCCGCCTATGTGGCGAAACGCCTGGCGAGCCATCTGAAGGATCTCGCCCTTTATCGGCGCGGTGTGCAGATCACGAGCGGCAATGCGCTGGCGGCGCGGCTCGCGAAAACAGCGCTTTCGCTGGGTATTCCGATTCACACGAATACGGCTGCGCAGGAACTCACGCTCTCGGACAATCGCGTAACGGGCGCGATCGTCAAAGGTCCGCAAGGCGAGATGCGTATCGCTGCGCGGCGTGGCGTCGTGCTTGCATGCGGCGGCTTCTCGCACGACATCGCGCGCATTGCCAAAGCGTATCCGCATGTGACGCGCGGCGGCGAGCATTGTTCGCCCGTGCCGAAAGGCAACACGGGCGACGGCGCGCGCATGGCCGAAAGCGTCGGCGCTCAGGTGCCCATACGCTATCCGCAGCCCGCTGCGTGGATGCCTGTGTCGCGGGTGCCGATGCGCGACGGCACGTTCGGTGTGTTTCCGCATCTGCTGGATCGCTACAAGCCGGGCATCATCGGCGTGACGCGCAAAGGCAGGCGCTTTACGAACGAAGCGAACTCGTATCACGACGTTGGCGCGGCGATGATCGAAGCATGTCGCGGCGAAAAAGACACGGCGATGTGGCTGATCTGCGATCACGCGACGATTCGCAAGTACGGACTCGGTTACGCAAAGCCAGCGCCGGTGCCTCTGGGGCCACTGCTGCGCAATGGTTATCTGGTCAAAGGGCGCACGCTTGCCGAACTCGCACAACGCGCGGGCATCGATGCCGAACCACTCGAAGCCACCGTACGCATCTACAACGAAAGCGCAGTGCGCGGCGAAGACCCCCAGTTCGGGCGCGGTTCGACATCGTTCAACCAATATCTCGCCGATCCCGAATGCAAGCCCAATCCTTGCGTCGCACCGATCGGCGACGGCCCTTACTACGCGCTCAAAGTCGTGATGGGCGACCTGGGAACCTTCGACGGTATCAACACGGCCGTTACGGGAGAGGTGCTGGATGCGCGCGGCGCCGTGATCGACGGGTTGTACGCAGTCGGCAATGACCGCGCGAGCGTGATGGGCGGCAACTATCCGGGCGCTGGCATCACGCTCGGCCCGATCATGACCTTCGGCTACATCACGGGACGACGCCTGGCGGGTATCGCGGACAACGCGGCGAGCGCGCAACAGAAGCGCCAATCCGAAACGGTATAG
- a CDS encoding SDR family NAD(P)-dependent oxidoreductase, whose translation MTKQNSAEWLALNDKVCVVTGAAGGIGSAIAKVLGESGARLALLDREAGKCEDLAQTLGANGIEAFAFACDIGDVKSVEAAAASVEAKLGAADVLVNNAGLLRPGGIEDIALDAWNAMLQVNLTGYMLCSQAFGRAMLRKGAGSIVHVASVAAHHPQTWSGAYSPGKAAVAMLSKQIAAEWGPRGVRSNAVCPGMIRTPLSASFYTQGDVEQRRSAMTASRRIGEPVDIAEVVAFLASPRAGYVNGTELVVDGGLECMLMDLVPRPGYDAKANPAR comes from the coding sequence ATGACTAAACAAAACAGCGCCGAATGGCTCGCATTGAATGACAAGGTCTGTGTCGTCACGGGCGCAGCGGGCGGCATAGGCAGTGCGATTGCGAAGGTGCTCGGTGAAAGCGGCGCGCGTCTCGCGTTGCTGGACCGCGAAGCAGGCAAGTGCGAAGACCTCGCTCAGACACTTGGCGCGAACGGCATCGAAGCGTTTGCATTCGCCTGCGATATCGGCGACGTAAAAAGCGTCGAAGCGGCAGCGGCAAGCGTCGAAGCAAAACTCGGCGCAGCGGATGTGCTCGTCAACAATGCGGGGCTGTTGCGGCCAGGTGGCATCGAAGACATCGCGCTCGATGCATGGAACGCGATGCTGCAAGTCAATCTCACCGGCTACATGCTGTGCTCGCAGGCATTCGGCCGCGCGATGTTGCGCAAGGGCGCGGGCAGCATCGTGCACGTCGCGTCGGTGGCTGCGCATCATCCGCAGACCTGGAGCGGCGCTTATAGCCCCGGCAAGGCAGCCGTCGCGATGCTGTCGAAGCAGATCGCGGCCGAGTGGGGACCGCGCGGCGTGCGCAGCAACGCGGTTTGTCCGGGGATGATCCGCACGCCGCTGTCGGCGTCTTTCTACACACAAGGCGATGTCGAACAGCGCCGCAGCGCGATGACGGCGAGCCGCCGTATCGGCGAACCGGTCGATATCGCGGAAGTGGTCGCCTTTCTTGCGAGCCCGCGTGCGGGCTACGTGAATGGCACGGAACTCGTCGTCGACGGCGGACTGGAATGCATGCTGATGGACCTGGTGCCGCGACCCGGTTACGACGCAAAGGCCAACCCGGCGCGCTAG
- a CDS encoding helix-turn-helix domain-containing protein encodes MRKIPNYDLYGESARPPWFDAFNFEWIPERSRPNDWHIAAHRHDALLQVLYIRSGSGHVVIESEKHALAPPCIVVLPAQTVHAFVFSPEIDGLVITAAQRALESISKAVSPGLLPVFQRPAVIPVKASAGDDTLMPLFTLLEQEYRGNARGHIAAGMSLMIALFVQVARLGDAAAMPATSAVADRRSGQIKRFRELVATHFREHRTVEFYAEKLGITTAQLSRICRDELGHSPMSLVNEHLIREAQRDLVYSGLTIKQIAHALGFEDAAYFSRYFRKQTGATPKEFQAAAHTDLSLN; translated from the coding sequence ATGAGGAAAATCCCTAACTACGATTTGTACGGCGAATCCGCGCGGCCACCGTGGTTCGACGCGTTCAATTTCGAATGGATTCCCGAGCGCAGCCGGCCCAACGACTGGCATATCGCCGCGCATCGGCACGACGCGTTGCTGCAGGTTCTGTACATCCGAAGCGGCAGCGGGCATGTCGTGATCGAAAGCGAGAAGCACGCGCTCGCGCCGCCGTGCATCGTCGTTTTGCCCGCGCAAACGGTGCATGCTTTTGTGTTTTCGCCCGAGATCGACGGGCTAGTGATTACGGCTGCGCAGCGCGCGCTGGAGTCGATTTCGAAGGCGGTGTCGCCGGGGCTGCTGCCCGTATTTCAGCGCCCTGCCGTGATCCCCGTGAAGGCGTCAGCGGGCGACGACACCTTGATGCCGCTTTTTACGCTGCTCGAACAGGAATACCGCGGCAATGCACGCGGCCATATCGCCGCGGGCATGTCGTTGATGATTGCACTTTTCGTGCAAGTGGCGAGATTGGGCGACGCGGCGGCGATGCCCGCGACGAGCGCCGTCGCCGACCGTCGAAGCGGGCAGATCAAGCGCTTTCGCGAACTGGTTGCCACGCATTTCCGCGAGCATCGCACTGTCGAGTTCTACGCGGAAAAGCTCGGCATTACGACGGCGCAGCTAAGCCGCATTTGCCGCGACGAACTCGGCCATTCGCCGATGTCGCTCGTGAATGAACATCTGATACGCGAAGCGCAGCGCGATCTCGTCTATTCGGGCCTGACGATCAAGCAGATCGCGCACGCGCTCGGTTTCGAAGATGCGGCGTATTTCAGCCGCTATTTTCGCAAGCAGACGGGCGCGACGCCGAAGGAATTCCAGGCCGCCGCGCACACCGATCTGTCATTGAACTGA